From the genome of Bubalus bubalis isolate 160015118507 breed Murrah chromosome 2, NDDB_SH_1, whole genome shotgun sequence, one region includes:
- the LOC102397824 gene encoding intestinal-type alkaline phosphatase-like, with amino-acid sequence MQGACVLLLLGLRLQLSLGLVPVEEEDPAFWNRQAAQALDVAKKLQPIQTAAKNVILFLGDGMGVSTVTAARILKGQMAGKPGPETPLAMDQFPYLALSKTYNVDRDVPDSAGTTTAYLCGVKTNMRTIGVSAAARFDQCNTTRGNEVTSVINRAKKAGKSVGVVTTTRVQDASPAGAYAHTVNRDWFSDADLPPDAQTYGCLDIATQLVYNMDIDVILGGGRKYMFPAGTPDPEYPDDNGVRNDKRNLVQEWQAKHQGAQYVWNRTELLKAADNSSVTHLMGLFQPGEMAYEIFRDHTTDPSLEEMTEAALRVLSRNPRGFFLFVEGGRIDHGHHANTAYWALNETIMFDNAIAKASQLTSEADTLTLVTADHSHVFTFGGYPLRGTSIFGLADGKAKDGKSYTSLLYGNGPGYRLDVGPRPDVNEKESMDPNYKQQAAVPLDSETHAGEDVALFARGPWAHLVHGVQEQTFVAHVMAFAACVEPYTTDCHPQPHSGPSDTAHQAACPSSLALLAGALLLLLVPTLH; translated from the exons ATGCAGGGGGCCTGTGTGCTGCTGCTTCTGGGCCTGCGGCTACAGCTCTCCCTCGGCCTCGTCCCAG TCGAGGAGGAAGACCCCGCCTTCTGGAACCGCCAGGCAGCCCAGGCTCTTGATGTGGCTAAGAAGCTGCAGCCCATCCAGACAGCTGCCAAGAATGTCATCCTCTTCTTGGGCGATG GGATGGGGGTTTCCACGGTGACAGCCGCTCGGATCCTAAAGGGGCAGATGGCTGGCAAGCCGGGACCTGAGACACCCCTGGCCATGGACCAGTTCCCATACCTGGCTCTGTCCAAG ACATACAACGTGGACAGAGATGTACCAGACAGCGCAGGGACGACCACCGCCTACCTGTGCGGGGTCAAGACCAACATGAGGACCATTGGTGTAAGTGCAGCCGCCCGCTTCGACCAGTGCAACACGACACGTGGGAATGAGGTCACGTCTGTGATAAACCGGGCCAAGAAAGCAG GGAAGTCAGTGGGAGTGGTGACCACCACCAGGGTGCAGGATGCATCCCCAGCCGGGGCCTACGCGCACACTGTGAATCGAGACTGGTTCTCTGATGCTGACCTGCCTCCCGATGCACAGACATATGGCTGCCTGGACATCGCCACTCAGCTCGTCTACAACATGGACATTGAT GTGATCCTGGGTGGAGGCCGAAAGTACATGTTTCCTGCGGGGACCCCAGACCCTGAATACCCAGATGACAATGGAGTCCGGAATGACAAGCGGAACCTGGTGCAGGAGTGGCAGGCCAAGCACCAG GGAGCCCAATATGTGTGGAACCGCACGGAGCTCCTTAAGGCGGCCGATAACTCCAGTGTAACACACCTCATGG GCCTCTTTCAGCCAGGAGAAATGGCCTATGAAATCTTCCGAGACCACACCACGGACCCATCcctggaggagatgacagaggcgGCCCTGAGAGTGTTGAGCAGAAACCCTCGGGGCTTCTTCCTCTTCGTGGAGG GAGGCCGCATTGACCATGGACATCATGCAAACACAGCTTACTGGGCGCTGAATGAGACAATCATGTTTGACAATGCCATCGCCAAGGCTAGCCAGCTCACCAGTGAAGCAGACACACTGACCCTTGTCACCGCCGACCACTCCCATGTCTTCACTTTCGGTGGCTACCCACTTCGTGGGACCTCCATTTTCG GGCTGGCCGATGGCAAGGCCAAAGATGGCAAGTCCTACACCTCCCTCCTATATGGCAATGGTCCGGGGTACCGGTTGGACGTGGGCCCACGACCTGATGTGAATGAAAAGGAGAGCA TGGACCCCAACTACAAGCAGCAAGCCGCAGTGCCCCTAGACAGCGAGACCCACGCTGGTGAGGACGTGGCACTGTTTGCACGAGGCCCGTGGGCACACCTGGTGCATGGCGTGCAGGAGCAGACCTTCGTGGCGCATGTCATGGCCTTTGCTGCCTGCGTGGAGCCCTACACCACCGACTGCCACCCTCAGCCCCATAGTGGTCCCTCGGACACCGCCCACCAGGCTGCCTGTCCATCCTCACTGGCACTGCTGGCcggggccctgctgctgctgctggtgcccaCCCTGCACTGA